The Rhododendron vialii isolate Sample 1 chromosome 3a, ASM3025357v1 nucleotide sequence GAAACAACTGGACGCTAAAGAGATGTTCAATTTCCAGAGGAAATATTGTTCCCTGGGAATTTGGTTTAGGAAACAATTTCCTGAGGAAATATTGTAAAACACCCTGGACGCTAAAGCTATGTTCAAAATATTGAACAGCACTCTCTAGAAAATCAGTGCGGCGAATTTCTGAGTAGAAGCTACGGTGATTGGTGACCCATACTGGTCTGGATTTAGAAATTTGTGAAAATGATTTCCATGACCTGTACAATTTTCTTTATGCAAATAAGCAAATCATAAAGATTGATGTAGAGAGGAATTCCAATTCCTTCGGAATTGGTAAGATCTTTGGCCCCAAATGAGGAAACCCTACTAGAGCAGCTAACTCCAACTACGGTCCATGTACGATCCACACGAATCAGTATTCATATACCAATTCGATCTGAGCTCTTGGAATTGGAATTGCAATTGCATAAACCCAATCTGATGGCCATTATTTCATTATGATTCCTCCCAGCAAGTGAAAGCTTATGCCATATGCAAAAGGGCTGTGATAGGACATGGGTGAGTCATGTTTAAGGTGCAGTCATGTGATCTAagattgtggggttttttttttttttttttccgataacTCAACATGAACCTGAAACATGGGGGAAAAGAATAAACAACACTCAAGCTGGTAAAATTGCTTAAACCGTGTCCTTGCTGTTGCATTCGTGGTGGTGATTGATCACCTTCCAACGAGTGTTCGTAATGAAGATGAGTTTTGATTTGTAATGGAGACCTTCCGTTGGGCTTAATTTATCGAATGCAGTTGAATTAGTTAATGTTGTACTTCTTGTGACTTGTAAGAGTATTAGTGAATTGAAGCACAAGGTGCCCTTCAGTCTGTTTCCATGTGCAAAGAGTGTAGCAGTGGTTATTTGAGTGGTAAAACGCTAGTTGAATGAGACGATGCTTGACATAAGTTCCTATTAGCTGTAGTTTTAAGTATTGATAGCGACTGACGGTTCGATGAAGTACTTCATCAGTTCTGATAATTATACTACATATTTCATTCACCTAGAATCTAGAATGACAGGGacttcaacagttatttacatGGTCATTGATCAGGTTGCTAAAATGTTAATCGGTCCTTTATAGTATGTGGAGCAATTTGTATTCTCGCTAGGCTACAGAGGCCTTTGGTCTCTATATTGTCAATCCAGTGATTAGTTGTTTCATCTGCTATTCGTCCTTCCTCCCTTCTTTTGCAGGCTTCTCAGATTCAGGGGTTTCCTGGTGCTTGTATATACCCCAGCAGTCCAGCTTCGGGTCTTGGATTAGCTGCAGCACTGACTCTTATGGTTGCTCAAATTATCATCAGCATCACAACTGGCTGTTTTTGTTGCAGACGACATTCTTATCTATCAAACTCTAATAGGAGATTGGCAATTATCTGCTTTGTCATCTCATGGTAATTCTGATCTTGGACTTGAAAGTTGGAAACAACTTTCTACTAAGTAGGAATATTTTTACTGCAAGCACAGTATAACACTCTTGACTACTTTTTGGCAAGTTTATAGTCACCGGATAATTACCTAGTGTTTGTCATTTTTTGTTGCTTATTATAGAATCTCTGTTTCTAGAGTTggctctctttctttctttttttgagaattttgatGGGTAAGTGGGGCACAAAAGGCTTAAACGGAAACACTTTGGCGATCTGTATTGCCGCCTTTTCTTGACACCTTAATTATGTAATTGGTTAAAAGTAGCAAGTAGGATTCATTCTCCTTTTGTTGCAAGAAGACTTAAATTTCTGGACTGGCAGATCATTCCGGTACGAGAAACACACACGGGAACGTAATACGCCACATGCCATAAATTGTGGTGCGGCAGGAAGGACTTATGTAGAATGCCATATAAGATCCAATACTTGTAGAATgatatttttggaatttttgatgTACTACTTACGTTTCTAGAGGCATTTGAAAGATTCTTTTACATTTGTCCCATTAATGCTCTATATTTTGGTTTTGGGCACATTCAATTTTGTTCTCCCAAGGAAAATGGTAAGGAAATAAGTAGGGAAAACATCGGGCTCGCTTTAGATCGCTAGAGTCCCTGTTTTGGGACATTGGTGTACAATATTTCCGAATGTGCGTTCCAGTACGTAATCCTCGATGATGTTGGAGAATCGTGGTGACAGAGGTTTGACAATCACAAAGCATTATTCGTGCATGTAGCTATGTTTTAAACTTCTTTTGGATTATcgattttgtttcttttcagtATTTTTTGATGTTCCTATTTCAGCAACACTAAAAATTTAGAGTTGACAAGTGCTAATCCTGTTACTTTACAATAAGTGCAGGATCACATTTGTCCATGCATTTCTTATGTTACTAGCTGGTGCAGCAATCAACTATAACCACGGGTACTACTCGTACTCTGGCAGCCCTTGCCCCTTTGTGAAGCCCGGATTCTTTGCTGGAGCTGCTGTCTTGTCCCTTGCAACTGTGGTACTTGGAATTGTATATTATCTCGCTTTGGATTCAGCAAAAACCAGCAATGACTCATGGAATGGTACTGCTGCTGCTCCTAATCAAGGTGGCATCGCAATGGGACACCCACAATTCCCCCCACCGCAATACCCTCCCGGGGCTCCACCACAATACCCTCCGGGGGCTCCACCACTATACCCTCCAGGGGCTCCACCACAATTCCCTCCTCCGAAcacaaaagctccaatttttgTGCACGAAGATACATACATGAGGCGGCAATTTACTTGATTATAGTTTGTCTTTGGTGAATGGGGGTGCTAGAGGCTCCcagagaaaactttttttttgggataagcGCCTCCACAGAAAACTTCTTGATGTAAGGTGTGTTTGTTTAGGGTTGGGGTTGGGGGAAGTTCCTCCTCACATTTGCTtttgatttatttgtttttcagaCCTAACATATCCCCCGGCCTGAATAGGttttggagaaagaaagagtATATGTAAAGCAAATATGTTTCGCAAAATATGCAGATCATCAATGGAGGTGAGATCTTTGTAAATTGTATGCTGTGCAACTGAATAGTGGAAGGGCCA carries:
- the LOC131319928 gene encoding protein VASCULATURE COMPLEXITY AND CONNECTIVITY-like; the encoded protein is MEKKAKVICSVVGFLGLLSAVLGFAAEAKRIKASQIQGFPGACIYPSSPASGLGLAAALTLMVAQIIISITTGCFCCRRHSYLSNSNRRLAIICFVISWITFVHAFLMLLAGAAINYNHGYYSYSGSPCPFVKPGFFAGAAVLSLATVVLGIVYYLALDSAKTSNDSWNGTAAAPNQGGIAMGHPQFPPPQYPPGAPPQYPPGAPPLYPPGAPPQFPPPNTKAPIFVHEDTYMRRQFT